The following are encoded together in the Proteiniphilum saccharofermentans genome:
- a CDS encoding ABC transporter permease, with protein MNRLGLVIQREYITRVRKKSFIILTLLMPVLMVALSLVPLWLSTLNDGSVKNVAVIDNTGIYAPLLKSTDAYQFQVIGESEHQDPESRLGKDLFAILQITADLNENPRSVSLTSQKQAPQELQSMIVRTLNEKVTQQKLDDLSSSGNVDREAITQVRSIVEEGSRVSLRTLRLDSGGGVSESSTELATIIGMLFTILIYMFILMYGNMVMQAVLEEKKSRIVEVMVSSVKPVNLLVGKVVGIGLVGITQLIIWGILMGLFFSGLSFFIASPGQMDTTMPTEMGNFDMEGMLNTVMTVNWLEIGFYFILFFIGGYILYASIFAMFASAVDSEEDTSQFMTPVTLIIVFAFLAGFYSVNNPDGPLAFWASLIPFSSPIVMMVRIPFGIPLWEKLLSIVLLYGTFILISILAAKIYRVGILMYGKKPSIKEMMKWVKYK; from the coding sequence ATGAACAGATTAGGTTTAGTAATCCAACGAGAATATATCACCAGGGTAAGAAAAAAATCATTTATTATCCTTACGCTTCTTATGCCGGTGCTGATGGTGGCTCTGTCATTAGTCCCCCTGTGGCTTTCCACGCTCAACGACGGTAGTGTGAAGAATGTAGCCGTGATAGACAATACGGGCATCTATGCACCACTATTGAAATCAACTGACGCTTATCAGTTTCAGGTCATAGGTGAATCGGAACACCAGGATCCGGAATCGAGATTGGGAAAGGATCTGTTTGCCATTTTGCAGATTACCGCCGACCTGAACGAAAATCCCCGTTCGGTTTCGCTCACATCCCAGAAACAGGCGCCGCAGGAGTTGCAGTCGATGATCGTGAGGACACTGAATGAGAAGGTAACACAGCAAAAATTGGATGATCTTTCCTCTTCGGGTAATGTAGACAGGGAAGCCATTACGCAGGTGCGCTCCATCGTGGAAGAAGGGTCAAGGGTCTCTTTGCGGACATTACGCCTCGACAGCGGCGGAGGCGTCTCGGAATCCTCTACCGAACTGGCTACCATCATCGGAATGCTGTTCACCATCCTTATCTATATGTTTATATTGATGTATGGCAACATGGTGATGCAGGCGGTGCTGGAAGAGAAGAAAAGTCGGATTGTAGAGGTGATGGTCTCTTCCGTAAAACCGGTCAACCTGCTGGTGGGTAAAGTAGTGGGAATCGGATTGGTCGGAATAACCCAATTGATTATCTGGGGGATATTGATGGGACTCTTCTTCAGCGGACTCTCCTTTTTTATTGCCTCTCCCGGACAGATGGACACTACTATGCCGACCGAAATGGGCAACTTCGATATGGAAGGGATGCTAAATACGGTCATGACTGTCAACTGGTTAGAGATCGGCTTCTATTTCATCCTATTCTTTATCGGAGGCTACATCCTGTATGCTTCTATCTTCGCCATGTTTGCATCAGCTGTCGATAGTGAAGAGGACACAAGCCAGTTTATGACTCCTGTAACGCTCATTATCGTGTTTGCCTTCCTGGCCGGATTCTATAGCGTGAATAATCCCGACGGGCCCCTGGCTTTCTGGGCGTCACTGATTCCATTCAGTTCGCCCATTGTGATGATGGTACGTATTCCGTTTGGAATTCCATTGTGGGAAAAGTTGTTATCAATCGTGCTGCTCTACGGGACATTTATCCTTATCTCTATCCTTGCCGCCAAAATTTACAGGGTAGGTATTTTGATGTACGGTAAGAAGCCATCTATCAAAGAGATGATGAAATGGGTAAAATATAAATAA
- a CDS encoding ABC transporter ATP-binding protein, translating into MYLETSNVVKQYANHLALDKVSIQVPRATVFGLLGPNGAGKTTLIRIITRITAPDSGEVMIDGRPSKAEDVYKIGYLPEERGLYKKMKVGEQAMYLAQLRGLSKKDAHRELMIWFKRFDIMDWYNRKVEELSKGMQQKVQFISTVIHNPDLLIFDEPFSGFDPVNADIVKREMLRLKDEGKTIILSTHNMESVEELCDNIALIHKSQVVLQGKVFDIRKEHRPNIFRFRLMGNEFDLVHPSFTLLSKEPYHEFIDLRIQKEGDISSNELVKLILDRYEVVSYDEELPTMNDVFIRTVTK; encoded by the coding sequence ATGTATTTAGAAACCAGTAATGTAGTAAAGCAGTATGCCAATCATCTGGCGCTGGATAAAGTGAGTATTCAGGTTCCCCGTGCTACTGTTTTCGGATTGTTAGGACCGAATGGTGCGGGTAAAACTACGCTTATCCGTATCATTACCCGTATTACTGCCCCTGACAGTGGGGAAGTGATGATCGACGGTCGCCCCTCAAAAGCCGAAGATGTGTACAAAATCGGTTATCTGCCCGAAGAGCGCGGATTATACAAAAAAATGAAAGTAGGGGAGCAGGCTATGTATCTGGCGCAATTAAGGGGATTATCGAAAAAGGATGCCCATCGCGAATTGATGATATGGTTCAAGCGATTCGACATTATGGACTGGTACAATCGTAAGGTAGAGGAATTATCGAAGGGGATGCAGCAGAAAGTACAGTTTATCTCCACCGTAATCCATAATCCTGATCTGTTGATTTTCGACGAACCTTTCAGTGGTTTCGATCCCGTGAATGCGGATATCGTGAAGAGGGAAATGTTACGCCTCAAGGATGAAGGAAAGACCATCATTCTCTCTACACACAATATGGAGTCGGTAGAGGAGTTGTGCGATAATATTGCGCTCATTCATAAGTCGCAGGTAGTGTTGCAGGGAAAAGTGTTCGATATCCGCAAGGAACACCGCCCCAATATCTTCCGTTTCCGGCTGATGGGCAATGAATTCGACCTGGTACATCCTTCTTTCACCTTATTATCGAAGGAGCCTTACCATGAATTTATCGATCTGCGTATACAAAAAGAGGGTGATATCAGCAGTAACGAATTGGTGAAATTAATTCTCGACAGATACGAGGTGGTGAGTTACGATGAAGAACTGCCTACCATGAATGATGTATTCATCCGCACCGTAACAAAATAA
- the dnaG gene encoding DNA primase encodes MIDQITIGRIQDAAQIVDVVSDFVTLRRRGVNYVGLCPFHDDRTPSFYVSPAKNICKCFACGEGGTPIHFVMKHEQLSYYEALKYLARKYNIEVVEKEFTDEEKQAQSDRDSMFILNEYARDYFVKILHTHPEGKAVGLSYFRERGFRDDIVKKFQLGYSLEQRDAFSVEAQKAGYKRDYLLKTGLSTGNDNQPLFDRFRGRVIFPVHTLSGKVVAFGGRILKKAENTGKYVNSPESEIYSKSKELYGIYFAKNAIVKQDKCFLVEGYTDVISMHQAGIENVVASSGTALTYGQIRMIHRFSENITVLYDGDAAGIKAALRGIDLLLEDGMNVKVVLLPEGEDPDSFARKQNAEGFHQYIAENEVDFIRFKTQLLLKEVGDDPVKRSGLISSVVESIALIPNTITRSVYIQECSQLLNIQERVLISEINKIRRRNYERKKEQKEKEPVLLPEREPEDMPIPGEETKSKVSLKSPYEKYEKEILRYVVRYGNRPIYRKFEKQKRKQGKEVIEEDVLVEEGPGVTEFVKFDLERDNITFTTGLYKRIFEEAVAYMEDMDFDSGRHFLSHVDPVISKLASELMSDRYHLSKIHAKILGEELDDKDSRLLEENLLNSYVPRATTELKNAYVLQQIKEIKEEMRKSNPDDSLSLIVRLQQLQEIKKILSKELGERIILKY; translated from the coding sequence ATGATCGACCAGATAACTATAGGACGTATTCAGGATGCGGCACAAATTGTAGATGTCGTATCCGATTTTGTCACGCTCCGCCGCCGGGGGGTGAACTATGTGGGTTTGTGCCCGTTCCATGACGACCGTACTCCTTCGTTTTACGTTTCTCCCGCCAAAAATATCTGTAAGTGTTTTGCCTGCGGCGAAGGGGGAACCCCGATACACTTCGTGATGAAGCATGAGCAGCTTTCCTATTACGAAGCACTGAAGTATCTTGCCCGCAAGTACAATATCGAGGTGGTGGAGAAAGAGTTTACCGATGAGGAGAAGCAGGCCCAGAGCGATCGGGACAGTATGTTTATCCTCAATGAGTATGCCCGTGATTATTTTGTAAAGATACTTCATACGCATCCCGAAGGGAAGGCCGTCGGACTTTCCTATTTCCGCGAAAGAGGATTCCGCGACGATATCGTGAAAAAGTTCCAGCTTGGTTACAGCCTGGAGCAACGCGATGCCTTCTCGGTCGAGGCACAGAAAGCCGGATACAAACGCGATTACTTGCTGAAAACAGGATTATCTACCGGTAACGACAATCAACCGCTTTTCGACCGTTTCCGTGGAAGGGTGATTTTTCCTGTCCATACACTTTCGGGGAAGGTAGTCGCTTTTGGTGGTCGTATCCTCAAAAAGGCAGAGAATACGGGGAAGTATGTGAACTCCCCCGAAAGTGAGATTTATTCCAAAAGCAAGGAACTCTACGGAATTTATTTCGCCAAAAATGCCATAGTAAAACAGGACAAATGTTTTCTGGTGGAAGGATATACTGATGTGATCTCTATGCATCAGGCGGGAATTGAAAATGTGGTGGCCTCTTCCGGGACGGCGCTTACCTACGGGCAGATCCGTATGATACACCGTTTCTCCGAGAACATTACTGTCCTCTATGATGGCGATGCGGCGGGGATTAAAGCAGCGCTGAGAGGGATCGACCTGCTGCTGGAAGACGGTATGAATGTGAAAGTAGTACTTCTTCCCGAAGGAGAGGATCCCGATTCGTTTGCAAGAAAGCAGAATGCAGAGGGTTTTCATCAATATATTGCGGAGAATGAGGTCGATTTTATCCGTTTTAAAACACAACTGTTGTTGAAAGAGGTGGGAGATGATCCCGTCAAGCGATCAGGATTGATATCGAGTGTGGTGGAGAGTATCGCGTTAATACCTAATACCATTACCCGTTCTGTTTATATTCAGGAATGCTCCCAACTGTTGAATATACAGGAGCGGGTACTGATTTCGGAGATCAATAAGATACGTCGCCGCAATTACGAAAGGAAGAAGGAACAAAAAGAGAAAGAGCCCGTTTTGCTGCCGGAGCGTGAACCGGAAGATATGCCAATACCCGGGGAAGAGACAAAAAGCAAGGTTTCTTTAAAAAGTCCTTACGAAAAATATGAAAAGGAGATACTACGTTATGTAGTCCGCTATGGTAACAGACCTATTTACCGTAAGTTTGAAAAACAGAAACGGAAACAGGGTAAAGAGGTCATTGAAGAGGATGTGTTGGTAGAAGAGGGGCCGGGTGTAACGGAATTTGTAAAGTTCGACCTGGAGCGTGATAATATCACGTTTACTACTGGCTTGTACAAACGGATTTTTGAAGAAGCTGTGGCGTATATGGAGGATATGGATTTCGATTCCGGTCGTCATTTTCTGTCGCATGTCGATCCGGTTATCAGCAAACTGGCATCGGAGTTGATGAGTGACCGCTATCATCTGAGTAAGATCCATGCGAAGATACTGGGAGAAGAACTCGATGACAAAGATTCCCGACTGTTGGAGGAAAACCTGCTGAATTCCTATGTGCCCCGCGCGACGACAGAACTGAAAAATGCCTATGTCCTGCAACAGATCAAGGAGATAAAAGAGGAGATGCGAAAAAGTAATCCGGATGATTCTCTTTCTCTTATTGTCCGGCTCCAGCAGTTACAGGAGATAAAGAAAATTCTCTCGAAAGAGTTGGGAGAAAGAATTATACTAAAATATTAG
- a CDS encoding branched-chain amino acid aminotransferase, which translates to MDAIDWSNLSFGYMKTDYNVRCYYRDGKWSDPELETSEYINLHMAATCLHYGQEAFEGLKAFRGKDGKIRIFRMRENALRLQSSCRGIMMAELPVERFEEMVLLAVKKNAHFVPPYESGASLYIRPLLIGTSAQVGVKPAKEYTFLIFVTPVGPYFKEGFKPTPMVIMREYDRAAPLGTGTYKVGGNYAASLRSGEKAHEMGYSAVLYLDAREKKYIDECGPANFFGIKDNTYITPKSESILPSITNKSLMQLAEDMGMKVERRPVLEEELATFEEAGACGTAAVISPILRIDDLSENRSYHFSKDGKAGPVSEKLYHKLRAIQYGDEPDKYGWVTVVE; encoded by the coding sequence ATGGATGCAATCGACTGGTCGAATTTATCATTCGGCTACATGAAAACCGACTATAACGTCCGCTGTTATTACCGCGACGGCAAATGGAGCGATCCCGAACTGGAAACATCGGAATATATCAACCTTCATATGGCAGCTACCTGTCTGCATTATGGACAGGAAGCCTTTGAAGGGCTAAAGGCTTTCCGCGGGAAAGACGGTAAAATCCGCATTTTCCGGATGAGAGAGAATGCACTGCGTTTGCAATCCTCCTGCCGCGGCATCATGATGGCGGAACTGCCGGTAGAACGCTTTGAAGAGATGGTGCTGTTAGCCGTGAAGAAAAATGCACATTTTGTACCGCCTTACGAGAGTGGAGCATCATTGTATATCCGTCCGCTGCTGATTGGTACCAGTGCCCAGGTAGGAGTAAAACCGGCCAAAGAATATACTTTCCTGATTTTTGTCACACCGGTAGGTCCTTACTTTAAAGAAGGTTTCAAACCTACTCCTATGGTCATCATGCGTGAATACGACCGTGCCGCTCCACTCGGCACAGGGACTTACAAGGTGGGTGGAAATTATGCCGCCAGCCTGCGTTCGGGTGAGAAAGCACACGAAATGGGTTATTCCGCCGTGCTTTATCTCGATGCAAGGGAAAAGAAATATATCGACGAGTGTGGCCCGGCCAACTTCTTCGGGATCAAGGACAATACCTATATCACCCCGAAATCGGAATCCATCCTGCCCTCCATCACCAATAAGAGCCTGATGCAACTGGCTGAAGATATGGGAATGAAAGTAGAACGCCGCCCGGTTTTGGAAGAGGAACTTGCTACCTTCGAGGAAGCGGGAGCCTGCGGTACGGCTGCAGTAATCAGCCCCATTTTAAGGATCGACGATTTGAGTGAAAACAGAAGTTACCATTTTTCCAAAGACGGCAAAGCAGGCCCGGTTAGCGAGAAGTTATACCATAAACTACGTGCCATCCAATATGGCGACGAACCTGATAAGTACGGATGGGTAACAGTGGTGGAGTGA
- a CDS encoding CYTH domain-containing protein: MGYEIERKFLVGGDYKSQSSKSFSIKQGYLSLSGISVIRVRIKGERAFITIKSALAEGKIKRHEWEYEIPMEDAEEMLALCENPVIEKTRYLIDYGGHLFEVDEFYGDNDGLVIAEIELEDEEESFDRPDWLGDEVTGNVRYYNSFLSMHPYKEWSSE, from the coding sequence ATGGGATACGAAATTGAACGCAAGTTTCTTGTCGGGGGTGATTATAAATCACAATCATCCAAAAGTTTTTCTATCAAACAGGGTTATCTTTCCCTTTCCGGAATAAGTGTGATCCGTGTACGGATCAAGGGTGAAAGAGCATTTATCACTATCAAGAGCGCTTTGGCAGAAGGCAAAATCAAACGCCATGAATGGGAATATGAGATTCCTATGGAGGATGCCGAAGAGATGCTTGCGTTATGTGAAAATCCGGTGATTGAAAAAACCAGGTACTTAATTGATTACGGTGGACATCTGTTCGAAGTAGATGAATTCTACGGCGATAACGATGGGTTGGTTATTGCTGAAATCGAACTGGAAGATGAAGAAGAATCGTTTGATCGCCCCGACTGGCTGGGAGATGAGGTGACCGGAAATGTGCGATATTACAATTCGTTCCTGTCCATGCATCCATATAAGGAATGGAGTAGTGAATAA
- a CDS encoding RNA polymerase sigma-70 factor, with the protein MQRIEPDIQQLFTRIKEDDKEAFNCLFRLKYESLLFFAKSYLGETGKAGEVVSDLFVWLWMNHERIGDIGSPEIYLFKSVKNRCLNALRDSSKVVPLDEQPITEQSLADSNPLSRMEHKELSARLHALIENLPDQQKQVFKMIKESGLSARQTAKILHLSHRTVETHLYKAVKKLEEEITLYLGYSPRKKQMKKIMAVLW; encoded by the coding sequence ATGCAACGGATCGAACCCGACATACAACAACTATTCACCCGCATAAAGGAAGATGATAAAGAGGCGTTCAATTGTTTATTCCGATTGAAATACGAGTCACTCTTGTTTTTTGCGAAAAGCTACCTTGGCGAAACGGGGAAAGCAGGTGAGGTGGTCTCCGACCTGTTCGTCTGGCTTTGGATGAACCACGAACGCATTGGCGACATTGGTTCACCCGAAATCTATCTTTTTAAAAGCGTGAAAAACCGTTGCCTGAACGCTCTAAGGGATTCAAGTAAGGTCGTGCCACTCGACGAACAACCCATAACGGAACAATCATTGGCCGACAGCAATCCTCTTTCAAGAATGGAACACAAGGAACTGTCGGCAAGACTGCATGCTCTTATCGAAAACCTGCCCGATCAGCAAAAACAGGTTTTCAAGATGATAAAGGAAAGCGGTCTCTCTGCCCGACAGACAGCCAAAATTCTCCACCTTTCACACCGAACCGTCGAGACACATCTCTATAAAGCCGTGAAAAAACTCGAAGAGGAAATCACCCTCTATCTGGGCTATTCTCCCCGCAAAAAGCAAATGAAAAAGATAATGGCAGTGTTGTGGTAA